From a single Bacteroidetes Order II. bacterium genomic region:
- a CDS encoding D-alanine--D-alanine ligase codes for MRVGLVYDLFEHFDWQPDDPEDADAELEPEGTVAALEAAFRILGHEVIRIGPVRHFLGQMSSLRLDVAMSIAEIGRTRNREAYAPVLFELAGIPHLGSDALTLSLSVDKVWTKELVALAEVPCPPHWVVRYGTDKLPDILAEAFPLFVKPRYEGTAKGILPSSKVFNTVQLRTEVDRIHTLYRQDALIEPFISGAEFTVAVVGNHPAKALPVLQRAVEKETGIGLHVLERKGVPQTNWAYQLPGLLTPELEQRLQDLAIRAYETIEAKDFARVDFRVDHTGKSWFLEVNTLPTFAPDGSFAILAELMGLSYETWLAEVLLAGLQRLGLS; via the coding sequence GCAGCCGGATGATCCAGAGGACGCCGATGCCGAATTGGAGCCGGAGGGAACCGTTGCTGCCCTCGAAGCGGCATTCAGGATACTGGGGCATGAAGTCATACGAATCGGCCCTGTACGGCATTTTCTTGGACAAATGTCTTCTTTGCGTTTGGACGTGGCGATGAGTATTGCCGAAATTGGACGTACCCGGAATCGCGAAGCCTATGCGCCCGTGTTGTTTGAACTGGCCGGCATTCCTCATCTTGGCTCGGATGCTCTCACACTTTCGCTTTCGGTAGATAAGGTCTGGACAAAAGAATTGGTGGCATTGGCAGAGGTGCCCTGCCCACCACACTGGGTAGTCCGTTATGGCACTGATAAATTGCCAGATATTTTAGCGGAGGCTTTTCCGCTTTTTGTTAAACCACGATATGAAGGTACGGCAAAAGGGATTTTACCCTCTTCAAAGGTTTTTAATACCGTGCAATTGCGTACTGAAGTGGATCGGATTCACACGCTTTATCGTCAAGATGCGTTGATAGAGCCATTTATTTCCGGTGCTGAGTTTACTGTTGCGGTTGTAGGTAATCACCCCGCCAAGGCACTTCCGGTACTCCAGCGGGCGGTTGAGAAAGAAACTGGTATTGGGCTACACGTTCTGGAACGAAAAGGTGTTCCTCAAACCAATTGGGCGTATCAACTTCCAGGCCTCCTCACACCAGAGTTGGAACAAAGATTGCAGGACTTGGCCATCCGAGCATACGAAACAATAGAGGCTAAAGACTTTGCACGGGTGGATTTTCGGGTGGACCATACCGGAAAATCTTGGTTTCTGGAAGTGAATACGTTGCCCACGTTTGCGCCGGATGGTTCTTTTGCCATTCTTGCGGAACTGATGGGTCTGTCATACGAAACGTGGCTGGCCGAGGTACTATTAGCGGGGCTTCAACGACTTGGGCTGTCCTGA
- a CDS encoding SDR family oxidoreductase → MSHYALITGAAGALGTVVSQVFAAHGWELFLFDVSDERLKTNFPMAHTQSVDLTNFAAVQAAVSALPHPPDAVLNLAGGFSMQIAEEATPEDVQYLMAINFHTLFNTVTAVLPYMLERKSGFIAGVSAGAGLHGGAGMALYSASKAAVWLYLRSLAQELKPSGIRVSTIFPMGAIDTPGNRVAMPRTDPKTWIDPHRIAETLHFLATSDSRGHIQEVQIEVTG, encoded by the coding sequence ATGTCACATTATGCCTTGATTACAGGCGCTGCTGGCGCCTTGGGAACGGTAGTGAGCCAAGTTTTTGCCGCACATGGCTGGGAACTGTTCTTGTTTGATGTTTCGGATGAGCGGCTCAAAACCAATTTCCCGATGGCACACACCCAGTCGGTTGACCTTACCAATTTTGCCGCAGTACAAGCGGCTGTTTCGGCTTTACCACACCCACCGGATGCCGTTCTCAATCTTGCAGGCGGCTTTTCGATGCAAATAGCGGAAGAGGCCACACCAGAGGATGTGCAATATTTAATGGCGATAAATTTCCACACCCTTTTTAATACGGTTACGGCGGTGCTTCCATATATGCTGGAACGAAAGTCCGGTTTCATTGCGGGGGTATCGGCGGGTGCGGGCCTGCATGGTGGGGCCGGAATGGCCCTCTATAGTGCCTCGAAAGCTGCTGTATGGCTTTATTTGCGTTCGCTTGCCCAAGAGTTGAAACCGTCTGGGATTCGGGTAAGTACGATTTTTCCGATGGGGGCCATAGATACACCCGGTAACCGTGTGGCCATGCCCCGAACAGACCCCAAAACATGGATAGACCCGCACCGAATCGCCGAGACCCTACATTTCTTGGCGACCAGTGATTCCCGTGGACACATTCAGGAGGTTCAAATTGAGGTGACGGGCTAA
- a CDS encoding c-type cytochrome has protein sequence MIKKLPTLLVLAGWMGCDFLSPEGTASDWANLGGLTSADAVFSNAFQLPAGNLNPAEVEEHRLSDVAFESIFVTAPATVNSGLGPIYNQNACSSCHNKNGRAAFPTGEDLGGLLFRLSLDGTGPVGEPREVPGFGGQLQTKSVFGNVREGNVQIGFTEIVGQFPDGETYRLRKPSYTLTQPYALMPSHVRISPRIAPPIIGLGLLEAISEADILRNADEKDIDKDGISGRPNYVWSIENGQSMLGRFGWKANQPTLRQQNAAAYRDDMGITSPLYRTESFSDQPQHDGRADDPEINERILYLTTYYTQSLAVPSARNQEDSEIQNGRRLFFKVGCEHCHKSSFTTARQAPFAFLANQKIRPYTDLLLHDMGEDLADHRPDFLATGREWRTPPLWGIGLTQVVSGHTHFLHDGRARNLQEAILWHGGEAEATVMRYKQLHKKERDLILKFLNSL, from the coding sequence TTGATTAAAAAGCTTCCAACCCTTTTGGTACTCGCTGGCTGGATGGGATGCGACTTCCTCTCCCCCGAAGGGACGGCAAGTGATTGGGCCAATTTAGGGGGGCTCACGTCTGCAGATGCGGTATTCTCCAATGCTTTCCAATTGCCCGCAGGCAACCTAAATCCGGCAGAAGTGGAGGAACACCGTTTGTCAGATGTGGCCTTCGAGTCCATTTTTGTGACGGCTCCCGCTACGGTGAATAGCGGCCTGGGGCCTATTTATAACCAAAATGCCTGCTCATCGTGCCACAACAAAAACGGGCGTGCAGCATTCCCAACAGGCGAGGACCTAGGCGGGCTATTGTTTCGATTAAGTTTGGACGGAACAGGCCCTGTGGGTGAACCGAGAGAAGTACCAGGGTTTGGTGGCCAATTACAGACAAAATCTGTTTTCGGGAACGTTCGCGAAGGTAACGTACAAATTGGATTTACCGAAATCGTAGGTCAGTTCCCGGATGGAGAAACCTACCGCTTGCGGAAACCTTCTTACACCCTTACCCAACCCTATGCACTGATGCCTTCGCATGTTCGAATATCTCCCAGAATTGCACCGCCCATCATTGGTTTAGGGTTGTTAGAAGCTATTTCGGAAGCCGATATTCTGCGGAATGCGGATGAAAAAGATATTGATAAAGACGGTATCTCAGGACGCCCCAATTATGTTTGGAGTATAGAAAATGGACAATCCATGCTCGGACGATTTGGTTGGAAGGCCAACCAGCCCACACTCCGGCAACAAAATGCTGCCGCATACCGCGATGATATGGGCATTACTTCCCCGTTGTACCGTACCGAGTCGTTCTCGGACCAGCCCCAGCATGATGGTCGTGCTGATGATCCGGAAATAAATGAACGGATCCTTTATTTGACCACCTATTACACCCAGTCTCTCGCAGTTCCTTCTGCAAGAAACCAAGAAGATTCCGAGATTCAAAATGGGCGCCGTTTGTTTTTCAAGGTCGGATGCGAGCACTGTCATAAATCAAGTTTTACCACTGCTCGCCAAGCACCGTTTGCGTTTCTTGCCAATCAAAAAATACGGCCCTATACAGACCTATTGTTGCACGACATGGGGGAAGATCTGGCCGATCATCGCCCGGATTTCTTGGCCACCGGACGCGAATGGCGAACGCCGCCACTGTGGGGAATCGGACTTACGCAAGTGGTGAGTGGTCATACCCATTTTTTGCATGATGGACGTGCGCGAAACCTTCAGGAAGCGATTCTTTGGCATGGAGGTGAGGCCGAAGCAACGGTTATGCGGTATAAGCAACTCCATAAAAAAGAACGGGATCTGATCCTTAAATTCCTAAATTCTTTATAG
- a CDS encoding biliverdin-producing heme oxygenase: protein MTLKEITHDLHRAAERTVFSRLLVSGKITPQQYAQYLYQMALVYSAIETGAREVGFMQQLSGLDRSSHIYHDFVELAEDQQEAFIFLPATLAYHHYLMQLMSDDHRRHLIRAHVYCRHMGDLFGGQIIAKRVPGSGKFYQFAQPEALRGQIRALLTPDLGEEAKVAFEWTIRIMQDLSAFLGITEPQKEANHGNTRPV, encoded by the coding sequence ATGACCCTCAAAGAAATAACCCATGACCTGCATCGAGCCGCTGAACGGACTGTTTTTTCGCGCCTCTTGGTGAGCGGCAAAATTACGCCACAGCAATATGCACAATATTTGTATCAGATGGCCTTGGTTTATAGCGCCATCGAAACGGGTGCAAGAGAAGTTGGTTTTATGCAACAATTATCCGGATTAGACCGGAGTAGCCATATCTACCACGATTTCGTTGAACTGGCCGAGGATCAACAAGAAGCCTTTATCTTTTTGCCCGCAACGCTGGCGTATCACCACTATTTGATGCAGTTAATGAGCGATGACCACAGGAGGCACCTGATTCGTGCACACGTATATTGTCGTCATATGGGCGATTTATTTGGTGGCCAGATTATCGCCAAGCGTGTCCCTGGTTCCGGAAAGTTTTATCAGTTTGCGCAACCAGAAGCCCTTCGCGGCCAAATACGCGCCTTGCTCACACCAGATTTAGGCGAGGAGGCTAAGGTTGCATTTGAATGGACTATACGAATCATGCAAGACCTGAGTGCATTTTTGGGGATTACAGAACCGCAGAAAGAAGCAAACCATGGTAACACGCGCCCTGTATGA
- a CDS encoding PhzF family phenazine biosynthesis protein has product MLPIYQVDAFSNQLFGGNPAAVVPLSKWLPDTVMLAIAAENNLAETAFFVQNPDGTYHLRWFTPELEVPLCGHATLATAHVLFDHLGITNQELVFHSASGPLTVTQKEGRIELNLPAEALSKIRPTQALIDGLGIQPIFTGMAKHYLLAEAPDEACIRALSPDFTALASVEALGIIVTAPGNDVDFVSRFFAPKAGINEDPVTGSAHCVLVPFWANKLGKTNFMAQQLSKRSGTLWCTLEGDRVRMSGYAKTYLTGTFVYE; this is encoded by the coding sequence ATGCTTCCGATATACCAAGTAGATGCGTTTAGCAACCAACTTTTTGGTGGCAATCCGGCTGCCGTCGTGCCTTTATCCAAATGGCTTCCCGATACCGTAATGTTGGCCATTGCCGCCGAGAACAACTTGGCCGAGACCGCCTTTTTTGTACAAAATCCGGATGGAACCTACCACTTGCGTTGGTTCACCCCCGAATTAGAGGTTCCTCTTTGTGGCCACGCCACCCTTGCGACCGCACACGTCTTGTTTGATCATTTGGGCATCACAAACCAAGAACTTGTTTTCCATTCAGCCAGCGGCCCTTTAACAGTTACCCAAAAAGAAGGCCGCATAGAACTAAACTTGCCCGCAGAAGCCCTGTCCAAAATTCGCCCGACCCAAGCCCTAATTGATGGTTTGGGCATACAACCGATTTTTACGGGTATGGCCAAACATTACCTTTTGGCAGAGGCACCCGATGAAGCCTGTATCCGTGCGCTCTCCCCCGATTTTACCGCTTTGGCCTCGGTGGAGGCACTGGGCATCATCGTAACAGCGCCGGGAAATGATGTTGATTTTGTTTCGCGGTTTTTTGCGCCAAAGGCTGGCATCAATGAAGATCCGGTTACGGGATCAGCGCATTGTGTCTTGGTTCCTTTCTGGGCAAACAAGTTGGGGAAAACCAACTTTATGGCACAACAGCTTTCTAAACGGAGCGGTACCCTTTGGTGTACCTTAGAGGGCGATCGGGTGCGCATGTCTGGATATGCCAAAACGTATTTAACGGGAACGTTTGTATATGAATAG
- the thrC gene encoding threonine synthase: protein MNPITFKSTRTDTRSFRFSEALLQGLSEDGGLFVPETIPDLPAGWRDQTAFDDLGLLVLRNWLGDELPEAALAPLVKEALNFPVPIVKLPDSPYLGAQVAVLELTHGPTLSFKDFGARTMARLMAYFLSKQDRKLTILVATSGDTGSAVADGFSGLEGIEVVLLYPKGQVSPVQEMQLAVSRPGVRSFAVEGTFDDCQRMVKEAFMDPALAHLPLSSANSINIGRLLPQSLYYIWAYLQMDKPVINFCVPSGNLGNLTGGLFACEGGLPVNQFVVAHNANNFFPTYLETHEADYKPSVRTLSNAMDVGVPSNFERLQSLFTPQGLNDRLWGTSISDAETTATMQRIYHETGYMACPHTAVGLEAVHRYRQETSDHTPIVVLSTAHPAKFPEVVGAALQVEPPRAETLELLKSRTFTHYTLSPTLSALREVLLTKSLDT from the coding sequence ATGAACCCCATAACTTTCAAGAGTACCCGGACCGATACCCGCTCATTTCGCTTTTCAGAAGCGCTTCTTCAGGGCCTATCGGAAGATGGCGGCCTCTTTGTCCCCGAAACCATCCCTGATTTACCTGCGGGTTGGCGCGATCAAACGGCCTTCGACGATTTGGGGCTGTTGGTTCTCCGCAACTGGCTAGGCGACGAACTCCCAGAAGCAGCCTTGGCGCCTTTGGTGAAAGAGGCCCTTAACTTTCCTGTTCCCATCGTAAAACTACCAGACTCGCCCTACCTCGGTGCGCAGGTAGCCGTTCTGGAATTAACCCACGGACCTACCTTGTCTTTTAAAGATTTTGGCGCCAGAACCATGGCCCGGTTGATGGCCTATTTTCTTTCAAAACAAGACCGTAAACTCACCATTTTGGTGGCCACTTCGGGAGACACAGGGAGCGCCGTTGCAGATGGTTTCTCTGGCTTAGAGGGCATTGAGGTGGTTTTATTGTATCCAAAAGGCCAGGTCAGCCCTGTACAGGAAATGCAATTGGCGGTTTCCCGACCCGGTGTGCGGTCATTTGCCGTAGAAGGAACCTTTGATGATTGCCAGCGCATGGTAAAAGAAGCCTTTATGGACCCAGCATTGGCGCACTTGCCTCTTTCCTCGGCCAATTCCATCAACATTGGGCGCTTGTTGCCACAGTCGTTATACTACATTTGGGCTTATCTACAAATGGATAAGCCCGTCATCAATTTTTGTGTACCCAGTGGTAATTTGGGCAACCTAACGGGCGGTCTTTTTGCTTGCGAAGGTGGCCTTCCGGTGAATCAGTTTGTTGTAGCGCACAATGCCAACAACTTTTTCCCAACCTATTTGGAAACCCATGAAGCCGACTATAAGCCTTCTGTACGAACATTATCTAATGCAATGGATGTGGGCGTCCCGAGTAATTTTGAGCGGTTACAATCACTTTTCACCCCTCAAGGACTCAACGACCGGTTGTGGGGAACCAGCATAAGCGATGCCGAAACCACTGCCACCATGCAACGGATATATCACGAAACAGGATACATGGCGTGTCCACATACCGCTGTTGGGCTGGAGGCTGTACACCGCTATCGCCAAGAAACAAGCGACCATACCCCGATTGTGGTCCTCTCTACCGCACATCCGGCCAAATTTCCGGAGGTCGTGGGCGCAGCCTTGCAGGTGGAGCCGCCAAGGGCAGAAACGCTTGAGTTGCTTAAATCTCGAACATTTACCCACTATACCCTCTCGCCAACCCTATCCGCCCTGCGCGAAGTGCTTCTGACGAAATCACTGGATACATGA
- a CDS encoding cytochrome P450, which yields MRPKSFPFWFTIRRLPTILRSPLAYIVEMAQQGEPIISLGAGILPVFLINHPEAVNQILVAEAKKFYRGSAINNLRDFLGNGLLTSNGEQWRNQRQLVQPAFRSHAIAPYAHAMDIQIMRYLGEWEQSLKTDSQIKRNITQDMLILAQNNILAALFDIHHHPEAQVLHHSLATIQHTIISISLWEAVGNGLGAIFGKKTGKALYDFLVSKQKKAYDEAKATIQHYVRDLITTRKIDLLKNHPNNHVDLFSQLVRAQEEGKMSERQLEDEVITLFLAGFDTTGHTLSWLWYLLSKHPDIQENIRSELYTLPPDADAATLAQASLPYLEATIQEVLRLYPVAWVSLRSPLEKVNIVGYDIPKKASIVITPYTLQRLPSYWPDPEKFDPTRFLNRNLPDVMGAYIPFGAGPHTCIGKRLALLEIKMIVARVIKAYRVEDANHKNPKPKAMITLAAHPDIHVRVSAYS from the coding sequence ATGCGTCCCAAGTCTTTTCCATTCTGGTTTACCATCCGTCGTTTGCCTACGATCCTGCGATCCCCTTTGGCCTATATCGTAGAAATGGCACAGCAAGGGGAGCCGATCATCAGCCTTGGTGCAGGAATCCTTCCGGTTTTTCTCATCAACCATCCGGAGGCAGTCAATCAAATTTTGGTGGCAGAGGCCAAGAAATTTTATCGAGGGAGTGCGATCAATAACCTACGAGATTTTTTAGGGAATGGGCTATTAACCAGCAATGGCGAGCAATGGCGAAACCAACGCCAACTGGTACAGCCCGCTTTCCGGTCTCATGCGATTGCACCATATGCCCATGCGATGGATATTCAAATTATGCGTTATCTGGGCGAATGGGAACAGTCCTTGAAGACAGACAGCCAAATAAAACGGAACATAACCCAAGACATGCTCATCTTGGCCCAGAACAACATTCTCGCAGCCTTATTCGACATTCATCATCATCCTGAAGCCCAGGTCCTACATCATTCATTAGCGACCATCCAACACACCATAATTTCCATCTCTCTGTGGGAGGCCGTCGGGAATGGATTAGGCGCTATTTTCGGTAAAAAAACAGGAAAGGCCTTATATGACTTCCTTGTTTCTAAGCAAAAAAAGGCCTATGACGAAGCTAAAGCAACCATTCAACACTATGTTAGAGACCTTATCACTACCCGAAAAATAGATTTATTAAAAAACCACCCTAACAACCACGTAGATCTGTTTTCCCAACTTGTCCGTGCCCAAGAAGAAGGGAAAATGTCTGAACGACAGTTGGAGGATGAGGTAATCACGTTGTTTCTTGCCGGATTTGATACCACGGGACACACCCTGAGTTGGCTTTGGTATCTCCTGTCTAAACATCCCGACATTCAGGAAAACATTCGTTCTGAATTATACACCCTCCCGCCTGATGCAGATGCGGCTACATTGGCACAAGCATCGCTACCTTACCTTGAAGCCACCATTCAAGAAGTGCTGAGGCTCTATCCAGTTGCATGGGTTTCTTTACGCTCCCCACTCGAGAAGGTAAACATTGTAGGTTATGATATCCCCAAAAAGGCCAGCATCGTCATTACACCGTACACCCTGCAACGCCTTCCGTCCTATTGGCCCGATCCTGAAAAATTTGACCCTACTCGGTTTCTTAACCGTAACCTTCCAGACGTAATGGGCGCTTATATTCCGTTTGGTGCAGGTCCCCATACTTGTATCGGGAAGCGCCTTGCTTTGTTGGAAATAAAAATGATTGTGGCGCGGGTAATTAAAGCATACCGTGTGGAGGATGCCAATCATAAAAACCCTAAACCCAAAGCAATGATTACATTGGCAGCACACCCCGATATCCATGTAAGGGTCTCGGCTTATTCCTGA
- a CDS encoding SMC family ATPase, whose product MSYRRPEEPLNFEGFDVACLSGGNGQGKSALLDAITWALWGEGRKSQGTVKPDEQLMRSGASEMSVTFVFDLEGTRFRVKRYFGKSGSRKTQKSNLEFQVYDPTREAFVTQTGARIKDTQSVLNQHLGLTYETFINASFLLQGRSDQFTKQAPTERKRILADILNLQRYEQLREKALEKAKEARNALEVAEMRLRQLEEQTRDLPHWIVARDQAKQALHTQENDLQVLKSQELLILHELASLDLKVQEIRAEERHLAQLLEQTAFTQDRCATLDRLITEAAGLMQEEARIRAENELFLGLSAEQDALQHKSELARSFEDQLSRIEQEIQKRIATTEQELASLKQAFLHYTTQLNEEEARILREPEVLRALNESLKAATEWEAMKGVKEKVQSLTEALARVSQEITLKERGLQAEKTRITNEMKDLADVLLRKESLFIALTQAQESHQLFLQHTEALHELRTIGQVQKAEMQVEKAKSQQIEEEIEQIRQNRFLVEEATSETCPTCGTKLTEAHRNHMRGLYTEQEAEAAQRKIRQDALYTEKRRLIQETSQKYKVLETICDQMADSSSRLATAQATFMRVEQAEERFLVLQKSLSDTEQNIQKRAGIKLLDVEKQQLTESLQQLAFNETTFSQLAQLAARKDLLEREKRTIEAARGKAESLRIKIQHAEHQRQRLRSDLATGVITQELEAKKATIRQKLAEVGYDRARHQEVRLALGRLKNVPQQFTNLLNAIINANRYAEEQKDLFAQEATLSEQQEAASQRLHQLREATSVRPSLEGKRAEVADSIAQAQQGLDASREQLGRLESRIDMGEKDRDELQRIKTQNRETIRQRELFTHLSKAFGPEGIPAIIIEETLPTLQDRANDLLSRLTDGRMSIRLETVKNMKSGGSKSTLDIIINDELAQPRPYETFSGGEAFRIDFALRIALSQLLAERAGVRIRTLVIDEGFGTQDQQGIQQMIEAIQTIRQDFEKIIIITHLDELKNAFPARIEVRKEPEGSRYEVYYEG is encoded by the coding sequence TTGAGCTATCGAAGACCTGAAGAGCCGCTTAACTTCGAAGGATTTGATGTTGCCTGCCTTTCTGGTGGGAACGGCCAAGGTAAGTCCGCCTTGTTAGATGCCATTACGTGGGCATTGTGGGGAGAAGGCCGAAAAAGCCAAGGAACTGTAAAGCCGGATGAACAACTTATGCGAAGTGGCGCGTCGGAAATGAGTGTCACTTTTGTATTTGATCTAGAGGGTACGCGATTTCGGGTAAAACGCTATTTTGGCAAATCAGGATCTAGAAAAACACAAAAATCGAATCTAGAGTTTCAGGTATATGATCCCACACGGGAAGCATTTGTCACCCAGACTGGTGCACGGATCAAGGACACCCAGAGCGTGTTGAATCAGCATCTGGGTCTTACGTACGAAACCTTTATTAACGCCTCTTTCCTGTTACAGGGCCGGTCGGATCAATTCACCAAACAGGCCCCCACAGAGCGCAAACGCATTCTGGCAGATATTCTAAACCTACAGCGCTACGAACAACTTCGGGAGAAGGCATTGGAAAAGGCCAAAGAAGCCCGAAATGCCTTAGAAGTGGCCGAAATGCGGCTACGGCAATTGGAAGAACAAACCCGCGACTTACCCCACTGGATTGTAGCGCGTGATCAGGCAAAACAGGCCCTACATACACAGGAAAATGACTTACAAGTACTTAAATCACAAGAACTTCTGATATTACATGAACTCGCTTCATTAGACCTGAAGGTACAAGAAATTCGTGCCGAGGAAAGACATCTTGCACAACTCTTAGAACAAACCGCCTTTACACAAGACCGATGCGCCACCCTTGACCGTTTAATCACCGAAGCGGCAGGTCTGATGCAAGAAGAAGCCCGTATCCGGGCCGAAAACGAACTTTTCCTGGGTTTGTCTGCCGAACAAGATGCCCTACAACACAAAAGCGAACTGGCCCGAAGTTTTGAGGATCAACTGAGCCGTATTGAACAAGAAATCCAAAAACGCATTGCCACAACCGAACAAGAATTGGCCAGCCTTAAACAAGCCTTTCTCCATTATACCACCCAACTTAACGAAGAAGAGGCCCGCATTCTTCGCGAACCGGAAGTCCTCCGGGCACTCAACGAATCCCTGAAAGCCGCCACCGAATGGGAGGCGATGAAGGGGGTGAAGGAAAAAGTGCAATCCCTGACCGAGGCCCTCGCAAGGGTTTCTCAGGAAATCACGTTAAAAGAACGGGGTCTCCAGGCCGAAAAGACCCGCATAACAAATGAAATGAAAGACTTAGCGGACGTCTTGCTCCGCAAAGAATCTTTGTTTATCGCCTTAACACAGGCACAAGAATCGCACCAGTTATTTCTCCAACACACCGAGGCACTCCATGAGCTTCGTACCATAGGTCAAGTTCAGAAGGCAGAAATGCAAGTAGAAAAGGCCAAATCCCAACAAATAGAAGAAGAGATTGAACAAATTCGCCAAAACAGGTTCTTGGTTGAAGAGGCCACATCGGAAACATGTCCTACTTGTGGCACCAAACTCACCGAGGCCCACCGTAACCATATGCGAGGGCTATACACCGAACAAGAAGCCGAAGCCGCACAACGAAAGATCCGGCAAGATGCACTTTATACCGAAAAAAGACGACTTATTCAGGAAACAAGCCAAAAATACAAAGTATTAGAAACAATTTGTGACCAAATGGCCGATTCCAGCTCGCGTTTAGCAACAGCACAAGCCACTTTTATGCGTGTAGAACAAGCGGAAGAACGTTTTCTGGTGCTACAAAAATCACTATCGGATACCGAACAGAATATTCAAAAACGGGCAGGAATTAAATTGCTGGATGTGGAAAAACAACAACTTACTGAATCCCTTCAGCAATTGGCTTTCAACGAAACGACCTTCTCGCAACTCGCCCAGTTGGCTGCGCGAAAAGATCTATTAGAACGTGAAAAGCGAACGATAGAAGCCGCACGTGGCAAGGCCGAATCCCTGCGTATCAAAATTCAACATGCCGAACACCAAAGACAACGGCTCAGAAGTGATCTCGCAACGGGCGTTATTACACAAGAATTGGAAGCCAAAAAGGCCACAATCCGACAAAAACTGGCCGAAGTGGGGTACGACCGTGCCCGGCATCAGGAGGTCAGACTGGCACTAGGCCGACTAAAAAACGTGCCGCAACAATTCACCAACCTTTTGAATGCGATCATCAACGCCAACCGTTATGCCGAAGAGCAGAAAGACCTTTTTGCTCAGGAAGCGACGCTATCAGAACAACAGGAGGCCGCAAGCCAACGCCTTCACCAGTTGAGAGAAGCCACCTCAGTACGGCCTTCCTTAGAGGGCAAACGGGCCGAGGTGGCGGATTCTATCGCCCAAGCCCAACAAGGTTTGGATGCAAGCCGCGAACAACTGGGGCGTCTGGAGTCCAGGATTGACATGGGGGAAAAGGATCGCGATGAATTACAGCGCATCAAAACCCAAAACAGGGAAACCATCCGCCAGCGCGAACTCTTTACGCACCTCTCCAAGGCATTTGGGCCGGAAGGCATTCCTGCAATCATCATCGAAGAAACCCTGCCAACATTACAAGACCGTGCAAATGATTTACTCTCCCGATTAACCGACGGGCGGATGAGCATTCGGTTAGAAACGGTCAAGAACATGAAGTCCGGCGGAAGCAAATCCACCTTAGACATTATTATCAATGATGAACTCGCCCAACCCCGCCCCTACGAAACGTTTTCGGGCGGCGAAGCATTCCGCATTGACTTTGCCCTCCGGATTGCCCTTTCTCAACTTCTGGCCGAGCGTGCCGGCGTGCGGATTCGCACGTTGGTGATAGACGAGGGGTTTGGCACCCAAGACCAACAAGGCATTCAACAAATGATTGAAGCCATCCAAACCATCCGACAAGACTTTGAGAAGATTATTATTATCACACACTTAGACGAGCTTAAGAATGCCTTTCCAGCACGGATTGAAGTCCGAAAAGAACCAGAGGGCTCGCGATACGAAGTTTATTACGAAGGCTAA
- a CDS encoding CvpA family protein translates to MIHLNILDIAILLFCIYQGYKGYTKGAVKTIIPLVYWVVTFFGAIFLMRQLGEVVFVKLLGFSVMLASLLSFAIIIVIAVWGYRKVLDFLEDVVSGSISLVNQLVGMVVGALKGFFLASMILIISSSIDIPSKNTRDRSSLYADTTNFSKKMLKYVGMVWPQAEGITNKFEASINK, encoded by the coding sequence ATGATTCATCTCAACATTCTCGACATTGCCATCCTACTTTTTTGCATCTACCAAGGTTATAAAGGTTATACAAAAGGGGCGGTAAAGACCATCATTCCTTTGGTGTATTGGGTGGTCACTTTTTTTGGTGCCATTTTTTTGATGCGTCAACTAGGAGAAGTCGTATTTGTGAAGTTGCTTGGTTTTAGCGTCATGCTGGCTTCGCTGTTGTCCTTTGCAATCATTATTGTTATTGCCGTATGGGGATATCGGAAAGTGTTGGATTTTTTGGAAGATGTGGTGAGTGGTTCCATTTCATTGGTCAACCAATTGGTGGGGATGGTGGTTGGTGCGCTCAAGGGGTTTTTTCTGGCCAGTATGATCCTGATTATCTCATCGAGCATAGACATTCCAAGTAAAAACACCCGCGACCGATCCTCGCTTTATGCCGATACCACCAACTTTTCAAAAAAAATGTTAAAGTATGTTGGGATGGTCTGGCCACAGGCAGAGGGCATCACCAATAAATTTGAAGCCAGTATCAACAAATAA